A segment of the Diachasmimorpha longicaudata isolate KC_UGA_2023 chromosome 5, iyDiaLong2, whole genome shotgun sequence genome:
AGGATGATCATTTTATGAAGAATGTCATCCACACTGGAATTACTGACTCGCTCCACAATTGTTCCATCAATCACATCTGGTCCTCGTCAGATGTAACAATGATGAAAACATTGGAGTGGGGGTAAGTCGAGTCTCTATTCGTATTGGCTAGGCGCTGAAATTTCAGGTCAGAATGACCTCATCAGAATCTGATCAGTATTATTTGAAACAGACAGACCTCAGTGAACGATCAGACCAACGTTATCAGAACTTGATCAGAATTCTTGCAGGTGGACAACCCAATTTGATGTCAGGTTGACCTGACCAGAATCTGATCCGAATAAATGTACACAGACCGCACTTTAGTCCAATATTAACCCTCCCCGATCGGAACTTGATCAAAGTGAGTGCAGGTAGACAACTAAATTTGAGACCAGGCTGACCCGTCCAAAATCTGATCCGAATTATTGCAGGAGGACGGACCTCAGTATAAAATCAGGCCCATCTCATCCGAACTTGATCAAGGCCATTGCAGCTGAACGGACCTCAGGTTCAGATCAAGCTCATCATATCAGAACCTGATCAGAGTAATTCCGATCAGATGCAACAAATCAAAAACTGATCAGTTCTTGATCAAGTCTCGCCTGATCAGTTGAACCTCGCCACCACCAGATCAAGTTCTGATCAAACTTCAGGCGCGCCTGACATAATTTCCACTCAGGTCGCCAGTCAAATGGCatttctagaaatttttcctcttccattttttccatccCTCCCACTTTTCTTCCCAAGTTGTCTCCATAATTTATCGTACTCCTCAATATCATCCCAACTGCCCAAATAGTCATCTCATCGGAGGTCTCCAGTCTGATTATATTTGtgtataataaattcaatatttgataTAAACCGTGAGTGTGAGTCATCCCCTCATTACAAATCAGGTACACAAAGAACACTTCGGCGTGTAgcagaattgaaaatatggCTCTGTGTAGGTCATAACTCTGGAGCTTACAACTCCAGAGTGTTCAAATCGAATACAGTATTAAACCAATTCAATAcacttattttttaaagattttttccCTAAAACGAAATGAAacgttcatttatttcaatcaaagAAATCATTTTGATTGATGTTGGTCGCATGTTGTAGTTTCTTCGTTCCCGCAGAATAGTGCCTTGAACTAATGCTATATTCTTTCTGAAATTATAGCGGTATTTGCCAAGTATTCGATTTTCTAATGAATCAGGAAACAATCACTGGTTGAGATTGGAATATTGTCTAGGGCTCCGCAAGAAAAAATATGTGATTTATATAAATACCTGGAATCTTAGtttgtgggatttttttcctgtctGTTTGCCTTTTTAAAACAGGATATGATTGTTATAAATTGTAttctccattgatttttttcaattttcgtgaatttgaagaaatgtcgGATGCTAGGGATATATGGAACCATCCCTACTACAACATGGCGACAATGGTGACGAGTTTTATGGGCCAGTGGCCCTATCAGTCCACAAGGATACACGTGGCAGCTGCTGTAATGACTTTTTCTATTATCGGCATGATGGACATCGCACAGGTACTGTAAAATCATTCTTTTAACTATTGAAAAAAGAATTTGCTTTTGTCGTACGAAGCTGTAcgttaatattatttatgtgAGTGCTGAAATTTATAGCTCACATTTAACTTAATTATTGATAGCTACTAtgcttattatttattatagttATTTACACTGGCGATTTTGGTGTCTTAATTCAAGTTATCCATATTGAAATTGTCACTTATCGTGTGATGGTAGCTGACACTGAGTGTATATATGTCTataaggtgtgtgaataaggctttcccgtttttttcaaattttgagcctttattgtgaaaaaacggttacaaatgaattgttgaaagtattggccatcgcTAGCTACACCTTTTTCCCATCTTTCTAGCAACATACGAATCCCGTTGCGAAAAAATTCGACCGGTTTGGCCTCTATCCAGTCATCCACCCATTTTTTGGCTTCCTCGTAGGAATGGAAGTGCTGGTCAGCCAGGCCATGCGTCATCGATTTGAAGAGATGGTAATCAGACGGAGCAATGTCTGGACTATACGGCGGGTGGGGTAGGGCTTCCCATTTGAGCGTTTCTAAGTATGTTTTCACCGACTGTGCAACATGTGGGCGAGCATTGTCATGTTGCAAAATAACTTTGTCGTGCCTGTCGGAGTATTGTGGCCGTTTTTCTCGCAGTGCGCGGCTCAAACGCATCAATTGTCGTCGATAGACCTCGCCTGTGATCCTttcattcggtttcagaagctCATAGTAAACCAGACCTAGCTGGTCCCACCATATACAGAGCATGAGCTTGGCGCCATGAATATTTGGCTTGGCCGTCGATGATGATGCATGGCCGGGTAGTCTCCATGATTTTCTTCGCTTCGGATTATCGTAACGGATGCACTTTTCATCGCCAGTCACGATACGATGCAGAAAACCCTTTCTTTTATGTCGCTGAAGCAGCTGTTCGCAAGTGAAAAAACGCCGTTCGACGTCTCTCAGCTTCAGTTCGTACGGCACCCAATTTCCTTGCTTTTGGATCATTCCCATGGCTTTCAAACGCTTGGAAATGGTTGTTCGGTCAACTCCCAATGCTTCAGCAAGttcttcttgcgtttgacacgaatcttcatcaagcaaagtcgccaattcttgatcttcaaagatttgcggccgcccggaacgctccttgtcttccacgtcgaaatcaccacttttgaagcgtcgaaaccatccgcgaacacttgaatcatcgacacaaccttctccataagcttcctgaagcaatAGATGCGTctcggcagcagatttcttcaaattgaaccaataaagtgaaacttcccgcaaatgacgtcaactcggctcaaatttcgacattttcacgatatcaaaaatttatgatgcgaaaaaatttcaactaatgtgttagcgtagaattgttgacagatgaataagctttgattatgacatatgtaatcattgaatactcgcacagtattggtggcagcatctcttacaaaaaacgggaaagacttattcacacaccttatATTTAGACTTTTACAAGATTTAGGCAATCCCTCTTGGGATGTCCAATGAGCCGGTCGGTCATTTTGCCCACAGCTCCAGGAAGTcacctggccgaaaggccagGTGTCACCATCTGCCCGAGTGGAAATTCCGTTAATTTTGTGACTGGGAACTGATCCTGAAAACCTGACTTCGAATCAGTTCCTGACTAGGGAAACTGGATCAGGGACTGATGTTTGAGGTGACGGTGTTTTCTATCCTGATAGGATCAGGCGAAAAACATCGTATTGCTATCAGGTGACTACGTCCGAGCCAGATCCAAATCAACTTATCATAGCTTGACCCGGCGTTCAGTATCATGAACTGATGATATTCAGTTCATATTGGGGGCCACTATCCGGATCAGTGTCAGCCCAGTCGCTCGGGACCCCGTTCAGATAAATCGTTCAGAACttgttgatttattatttttggaatgtaccagcatttttatttattaaaagaatACCTTTACATGTTTTTAAGTCATATTTTTTAGTGTCCATTCAGTcgtctgcattttgtgcaccATCTTCCACAACATTTCCTCCAGCTGCCTCCTCATCTCTGCCATTATTGTCATTGTGGTCCTCGTTGTTATTCTTCCAGGAACGACAATTATTGATGGTACCACCCAAGCCTTGCAACAGTTCTGCATCTTTATACTCTGGAATCTTCTTTTTGCTGGCTCCTTTCTTTAATTCCTCTGgaaatgaattgaataaatgatgaTCAATCATTATATAAATTAGGGAACAAAGTGGAAATTGTCATTGGAACGGAAAATTACCTTTTATGCAAGACCATATTGGTAAAGTTGTGAATAACAACTTGTCTCCCGTCTTTTTTTGGGCAGTATAGTGCTGGAGAAGTTCTTTAGTCATAAGAGGCTTCAGGATGAAACCAATGTTCTTCGATAAGGATTTCTTTACATTGATGAGACTAGAAATTCGGGcacactgaaaaaaatcaataaagtaGAAACACTAATCATGGTTCATGAGTAAGaggaatgaaagaaaaaagtctTGCAATGGTGTTACGGAAATCTTACTCACGGAGGAGCCTGTTGTTGAACTGATTTAACTTATCGACGCTGTCACAATAATGATGATGCAAATTCCCACTGAGGGGTACCTGTCTCTCAACGTTTCTTGTGCGGTCATTGGACCAATCCTCGCGCATCTGCACCATGTCTCCTTTTAACTGGCCCACCGCTGATGTTAAATTCCGCAACAGTCGAAGACATAATAGTAGAAGTTGATGAGGGTCTTGGTTCGAATTTGGAAGATGTTGAGCAAGGGCCACTGTCGACCTCATTCGAGGAAATGTAGCTGGAGTATGCACTATGCTTGCGTGGGAGGACTTGGACGTAGTTTGAGGAGAATTGTCCATCATTGATGTCGATCTCTTTTTCTCGCAGTCGAATCTGCGTCTGGATGACGAAGGTTGAACATCCACACTGTCAGTAACATCACGGTCTCCAACTACTTTTTGATCtgtgaatgaaataataaatactcaATAATGGCTGAATTTATAGAATTTCGAAATGCAgtcagtagaaaaaaatattccgagaTTTATCAAGCTGAGATTCACCTGAATTTGTGATATTTGAAGCGGAGGAGGCTGTCAAAAGTCCTTGAGTTTTTGTCTTTTGACTGGTCGATGATTTAGACCTTGCAATTTCCATTTCTTTATCAATTTCAGTGCTGCCTTGGTCTAGAAAAGtaagaaatataatttaatgTTTTATCGATACGATTATCAGTATATTAACAGTTTTCTCATTACACccgtcttttttttctcaattcttcGACGTTTAGAAGATGGTTGAGGTGAAGAGTCTGTGAAAACTGTCTTTTTCTTACTGATCTTCTTACGTTTAACAAATTCTTCGGGTGAAGAATCGGAGACAACTTTCCTTCGTTCCTCACGAAGTTTCGATGACTTTTCAATCTCCATTTCGTTTTCCATTTCCGGTGAGGAATCGGCGACAATTTGCTTGCGTTTTCTTTCTCCGTCAGAACGTTTATTTCTCTGCTTTTTCACGTTTTCTTTATCTCCTGTATCCGAAGACTCAtctataaatattataaattcattCGATTCAAACCTCAGCATGGATAAGGACATTACACTCGGAATGAGtaaattgttataaattttttaattctgtgAACTGACCGACTTCTATCGAAATCCTATCATCATCCTTATCATCTAGAGGTCCACCTGCCTGAGAAAAGAGGTCTTTGATCTCATAATGATTGTGATTCGTCTTTCTTaatataatcatttttttcaatccctcaattttttgttgactGTGCTCGTGATCTGAGAAGCCGTATGGAAGGTCTTTCAAGATCTGTAGTCGCTCCAAAGCAATATCATATGTGTCTGAAAATggataatggaaaattattgaatagaagaaaatatatatattttgggCAAATATTCGAAATCCAGTATTAACCTGCACCCCCTCTCAGGTCGACCGGATAATATTTCCATCTTTTGGGAGGAGCATTATAGGTTCTCAATAATGATTCTGTCAGCTCGGATTCATCACCAGCGTGAAACAAACTCaagaattgttttttcttctcatcatATTTGACCCAGGGATTAGCCGCAATGTCGAAAGTAGCTCCTTCCTCAATAAAATGGACGAGTAGGTACTTATAATTTTTGAATGTAGGATTCGACATTCTGTAATgaactattaaaattattcgaaatttcCCTGGAATCGTTCTATTATATTGTTCGATTATAAGTCGATACATGATAGAAACATGTACCGGCCGGTTGCTCGAACGAGGCCCAAGCCACACACACTCACTCGAGACGAACCACACTACTGTGAGATGatctaataaattttaattccgCAATTTGTGAATCAAAGACAAGAAAAtaactgaaatatttccccaaataataaatgaaatatacaaaaataaatttatattaattgtGATGCAATCAATCTCAAAGTTAAATACGTTTTTCAGAGACGCCACAGAGAGATTTCTCTAACCTCATTGCATGTATGAAGTACTTCTATATTTCACCCTATAATAActcaattatattatattttatatcttACCTGGTACACTGAGTTCACTGAAACGTGTCaataggagaaaaaaaatcaaagaaagtGGCGACTGTAATGCGTTCTCGGAATTCACGCCACCTCACGCAATGCCTCAGTCGATTCACTTGTCTGTTGTATGGCGACTTTGCAACAAAGTCACTCtcaattaatttagaaaattatgtGTGTCGAGCTTTGATTATTCGTAGAAACTTTAGGGCCTATTTGCCTACCGAAACGGACGCACAAAACGTACAGACGGCTTAGCTCGAGAGCTATGACTAACTCGAGCCGCGTACCGGGCGTCTCACACACACTGATACAGAACTTGATGATTCTATTAAATTGCGACTTTTCACAGAAACCACCATCAATTCATTTAGAAAATAAATAGTGTTTATCATGTTGTGTTTCCAACACTTTATCCTGAGGaagatcagtttttttttcaattattttgcgTATTCTAAGGAATGAATATTGAACAGACAGAAGGTTATCATTAATATTGGATTATATGGCTTATTATTGAGAAGAGATTTCTACTCAATATTATTGGTACAAAAACGAATCAACGTGGAGAGCCGGAGAGTTAATATATACATAAACAGTTACTCCATAGGGAGAAAGAACTGAGACTTTTTTGTCGACAGATGACGATATTCTTTTAGAGTACAGACGTCACTTCCTCGTGccatattaatattaaaagaAAGTAAAGTTCAATTcaccaaattattttttataattatttcttgacctatttccattaattaataataatgaaattatcttcgggaaaatttcatttcaaattagaaaaaaaatcaaacttaATGAGTATGTCGTACCACCCTCTGGACTAAGAGTTCATTTTGGGGCACTA
Coding sequences within it:
- the LOC135162725 gene encoding uncharacterized protein LOC135162725 isoform X2, which produces MSNPTFKNYKYLLVHFIEEGATFDIAANPWVKYDEKKKQFLSLFHAGDESELTESLLRTYNAPPKRWKYYPVDLRGGADTYDIALERLQILKDLPYGFSDHEHSQQKIEGLKKMIILRKTNHNHYEIKDLFSQAGGPLDDKDDDRISIEVDESSDTGDKENVKKQRNKRSDGERKRKQIVADSSPEMENEMEIEKSSKLREERRKVVSDSSPEEFVKRKKISKKKTVFTDSSPQPSSKRRRIEKKKTDQGSTEIDKEMEIARSKSSTSQKTKTQGLLTASSASNITNSDQKVVGDRDVTDSVDVQPSSSRRRFDCEKKRSTSMMDNSPQTTSKSSHASIVHTPATFPRMRSTVALAQHLPNSNQDPHQLLLLCLRLLRNLTSAVGQLKGDMVQMREDWSNDRTRNVERQVPLSGNLHHHYCDSVDKLNQFNNRLLLCPNF
- the LOC135162725 gene encoding uncharacterized protein LOC135162725 isoform X3 — its product is MYRLIIEQYNRTIPGKFRIILIVHYRMSNPTFKNYKYLLVHFIEEGATFDIAANPWVKYDEKKKQFLSLFHAGDESELTESLLRTYNAPPKRWKYYPVDLRGGADTYDIALERLQILKDLPYGFSDHEHSQQKIEGLKKMIILRKTNHNHYEIKDLFSQAGGPLDDKDDDRISIEVDESSDTGDKENVKKQRNKRSDGERKRKQIVADSSPEMENEMEIEKSSKLREERRKVVSDSSPEEFVKHQGSTEIDKEMEIARSKSSTSQKTKTQGLLTASSASNITNSDQKVVGDRDVTDSVDVQPSSSRRRFDCEKKRSTSMMDNSPQTTSKSSHASIVHTPATFPRMRSTVALAQHLPNSNQDPHQLLLLCLRLLRNLTSAVGQLKGDMVQMREDWSNDRTRNVERQVPLSGNLHHHYCDSVDKLNQFNNRLLLCPNF
- the LOC135162725 gene encoding uncharacterized protein LOC135162725 isoform X1, which encodes MYRLIIEQYNRTIPGKFRIILIVHYRMSNPTFKNYKYLLVHFIEEGATFDIAANPWVKYDEKKKQFLSLFHAGDESELTESLLRTYNAPPKRWKYYPVDLRGGADTYDIALERLQILKDLPYGFSDHEHSQQKIEGLKKMIILRKTNHNHYEIKDLFSQAGGPLDDKDDDRISIEVDESSDTGDKENVKKQRNKRSDGERKRKQIVADSSPEMENEMEIEKSSKLREERRKVVSDSSPEEFVKRKKISKKKTVFTDSSPQPSSKRRRIEKKKTDQGSTEIDKEMEIARSKSSTSQKTKTQGLLTASSASNITNSDQKVVGDRDVTDSVDVQPSSSRRRFDCEKKRSTSMMDNSPQTTSKSSHASIVHTPATFPRMRSTVALAQHLPNSNQDPHQLLLLCLRLLRNLTSAVGQLKGDMVQMREDWSNDRTRNVERQVPLSGNLHHHYCDSVDKLNQFNNRLLLCPNF